The DNA region CACCCCGAACAATCCCACCGGCGCGGTCTACCCCGAGTCCACGGTTCGCGAACTCGTCGCCATCGCCGAGGAGAACGACGCGATCCTCGTCGCCGACGAGGTGTACGATCACTACGACCTCTCCGGAACGTTCTCGAGCGCGCTCGGGGTCGCCTCCGACCACCGGATCATCACCAACGCGTTCTCGAAGTCCCTGGCGATCACGGGCTTTCGCGTCGGCTACGCCATCTTCCCGCTCCATCTCGTCGACGATGCAAAGAGCCGCCACATGCTAGTGAACGTCGCCGGAAGTGCCCCGGCCCAGTACGCCGTCCTCCAGGCGCTCCGGGAGACCGGCCCGGAGTACTACGAGGCCAATCGCGAACTGCTCCGCGAGCGCGTCGACACCTTCACCGCGGCGCTCGAGGCGGCCGGTGCCGAGTACACCCGCCCGGACGGTGCGTTCTACGTCCTGGCCAGGTTCGAGGGGTATCCGGGCACCCTGGCGAACGTCGAGCGCCTGATCGACGAGGCCGGCGTCGCCGGGATGCCAGGGGAGGCATTCGGCACAGCTCGCGAGGACTGGCTCCGGTTCGCGCTCGTGACGCCGCGACTCGAGGAGGCGGCCGATCGGCTGGCCGAGTACTTCGGCTGATCGCTGCTTATTTACTATTCGCTACTCGCTACTCGCTACTCGACTCGAGCGCTCGCAACCGACGAGTACTCGTGGCTTCGTCCGATAGCCTTGAGCATGAGCGGACTCGATGTCGATCCCGTCGACGAGACCGACGCGGCCGGAGACGAGGACAACACGATCGAAGTGACACCGACGGAATCGGTCGACGACGGGGCCGACGAGGATGTGGACGCGAGCGCGGACACAGACCGACGGACCATCGACGTCGAGCCATCCGACGAACCCGTCGACGGCCCTGCATATGTCCTCTACGGCGGGAAAGGCGGCGTCGGCAAGACGACCATGGCCGCCGCAACGGCACTCGATAGCGCGAAACGCGGGACCGCGACGCTCGTCGTCTCGACCGACCCCGCCCACTCCCTCTCCGATACGTTCGAGACCGAGATTGGAACCCGACCCGAGCGCCTCCGCGAGGATATCCCACTGTTCGCCGCCGAGATCGACCCCGACGCGGCCTTAGAGGAGGGCCAGGCAGAATTTATGGCTGAGGGCGGTCCCGACGCGCTTGGCGGCCTCGGTCAGTTCATGGGTGAGGACACGCCGATGGACATGCTCTTCGGGGGAACGATGCCCGGCGCCGACGAGGCCGCCGCGATGCAGACCCTCCTCGAGTACCTCGACGACGATCGGTTCGACCGCGTAGTGGTCGACACCGCGCCCACTGGTCACACCCTCCGGTTGCTCCAGTTGCCGGAGATCATGGACACCATGATGGGCCGGATCATCAGCTTCCGCCAGCGCGTCGGGAGCATGGTCGACGGGATCAAGGGAATGTTCGGCGGCGCCGGCGAGGCAGACGAAAACGACCTCCAGGACCTCGAGATCCTCCGGGAGCGCATCGAACGTCTCCGGGCCGTACTCCAGGACCCCGAGCGAACCGACTTCCGGATCGTCATGGTCCCCGAGGAGATGAGCGTCCTCGAGTCGAAGCGCCTGCGTGCCCAGTTGAACGAGTTCGACATACCGGTCGGCACGGTCGTCGTCAATCGTGTGATGGAACCACTGGCTGAGATCACCGACGACGTCGAGGGCGAGTTTCTGCAGCCTGACCTCGACTCCTGCGCGTTCTGCCAGCGTCGCTGGGACGTCCAGCAGAACGCGCTGATGGAGGCCCAGGACCTCTTTCGCGCGACCGACGTGCGGCGAGTGCCACTGTTCGCCGAGGAGGTCAAGGGCGAGTCGATGCTCGAGGTCGTGGCGGCCTGTCTGCGGTGAGCTCAGGAAACGCCCAGGAGGACCAGTCCGAAGCCGACGAGCGTAATCACCACTCCCGACCCCTTCATCACGCGAATTCGGTCGTCCCTCGAGACGCCGGCCGAGGCTGCCGCCCCGACCCCGCGTTCGGCCTGTGCGTCGACCATTCGCGGCGCCATCTGAATCCCAACGACGCCGCTGACCACTAGCGCCACGCCGACGATGGCGAGGACGTTCATCAATGTCCGGCCTCCGTTCGGGGTGGTTCTCCGGTTGCTGCGGGTCTCGAGGGTCGAGGGATTCGTCGAGCGCGCATACGTGTCTCGATGGGGCATCTCGAGGGGCAAAGGCGCCCCGATATCGAGTACCGTTCGCCGAACGCACGGTCGTCGCGGTGGGTGGGCAGACACCCGAGTGACGAATC from Natronosalvus rutilus includes:
- a CDS encoding ArsA family ATPase, producing MSGLDVDPVDETDAAGDEDNTIEVTPTESVDDGADEDVDASADTDRRTIDVEPSDEPVDGPAYVLYGGKGGVGKTTMAAATALDSAKRGTATLVVSTDPAHSLSDTFETEIGTRPERLREDIPLFAAEIDPDAALEEGQAEFMAEGGPDALGGLGQFMGEDTPMDMLFGGTMPGADEAAAMQTLLEYLDDDRFDRVVVDTAPTGHTLRLLQLPEIMDTMMGRIISFRQRVGSMVDGIKGMFGGAGEADENDLQDLEILRERIERLRAVLQDPERTDFRIVMVPEEMSVLESKRLRAQLNEFDIPVGTVVVNRVMEPLAEITDDVEGEFLQPDLDSCAFCQRRWDVQQNALMEAQDLFRATDVRRVPLFAEEVKGESMLEVVAACLR
- a CDS encoding pyridoxal phosphate-dependent aminotransferase → MEYETPLFFHVMGYAAEADRDVIDMVSGNPDWEPPEALRDGLHEYADLESEYFQYPPSEGLRSLREEIATRRGVGLEQVVVTNGAGEANYLAMARALERDAGSEVILTDPVYSYYPGKTTMLGGEPRYVEAAEDGQLEPSAVREAASEETAAIVVNTPNNPTGAVYPESTVRELVAIAEENDAILVADEVYDHYDLSGTFSSALGVASDHRIITNAFSKSLAITGFRVGYAIFPLHLVDDAKSRHMLVNVAGSAPAQYAVLQALRETGPEYYEANRELLRERVDTFTAALEAAGAEYTRPDGAFYVLARFEGYPGTLANVERLIDEAGVAGMPGEAFGTAREDWLRFALVTPRLEEAADRLAEYFG